The following DNA comes from Acidobacteriota bacterium.
TCACCAACTGGCTGCGGACGCTGAGCGAGATCCCGCCCTGGTGGACCTCCTTTCGCGACGCCCTTTACGCCGAGATGGGCGATCCGGCCACCGATGAAGAGCGCCTGCGCCGCATCTCGCCTCTCTTTCACGCCGACAAGATCAGGCGTCCGCTGCTGGTGGTGCAGGGAGCCAACGACCCCCGCGTCCAGAAGGTGGAGAGCGACGAGCTGGTCGAGGCTGTGAGAGAGAACGGGGTGCCGGTGGAGTACGTGGTGTTCGATGACGAGGGGCACGGATTCCGCAACCGCGAAAACCGGATCGAGGCCTCTGAGCACTACCTGAAGTTCCTCGACCAGCACCTCAAGTAGGGCGGTCGTGCTCAGGCAGGACACTTGGGGGCTGGGTCCGACCGTTCGCTTATTCGACTCGGTTGAATCCGCCGGGGGACTCCAGACGTCTTATAGACAGCGGTTTCGTCCAGCGAGGACAGTGTTATGAGCGACAGTGTTTCCACTCCGGACCCGGCCTCCCGACTTGATCCCTCCGAGGACATCCGTTGGCTGAGCCTGCTGCATGAGATCAGCCAGGACCTCAACGGCATCCTCGATCTGGGCCAATTGATCGAGCGCATCGCCCAACAGGTAGGATCGCTGATCGAGTACCGGCTCTTCGATCTCTATGACTGGGATGAGGAAGCTCAGCTCCTCACGGCCCGTTTCTCAATGGACAGCGGAAATGCCTGGGAGCCGCGCATGAGCCTGCGTCCGGGCGAAGGTGTGTGCGGCTGGGTAGCTCTTCACCGGCGTCCCCTGCGGGTTGCCGACGTGCGCCGCGATTCGCGTTTCGTGGACTGCAGCAGCGGTATTCCTACACGCTCCGAATTGGCCGTACCCCTGCTGGCCAAAGGGCGCTTGGTGGGAGTGATGAATCTGGAGAGCGACCGGGTGGGAGCCTTCAGCCGGCGCCACGAGCTCATGCTGGAAACCCTGGCCAACTCAGTGGCCGTGGCCCTCGAGAATGCCCGTCTGGTGGAAGAACTGAAAGGCAAGGAGGGCAGCCTGCGGCGAGACCTGAAGATGGCCCGCCAGGTTCAAAAAGCTCTTCTTCCATCTCACTCCCCTCTGCTGAAAGGTATGGAGATCGGACGCTCCTGGCGTCCCGCCCGCCAATTGGGGGGCGATTTCTACGATTTTCTCAACTGCGGGCCCTCGCGCATGACCATCGCCGTGGGCGATGTCTCCGGCAAATCCACTCCGGCGGCCCTTTACGGGGCCATGGCCATTGGAGCCCTGCGGGCCCAGATCGTCCACTCGCCCTGCTCTCCCGGCCTGCTGCTGCGGCGCATGAACCACTACTTGCTGCAGCCCGAGCTGGACAACCGTTTTCTGGCCATGACCCTGGCCATGGTCGACGCCTCGGCCCGCACACTGACCATGGCTGCCGCCGGACTGCCTCATCCCCTCCTGCTGCGCGACGGCAAGGTCGAGGCCATCTCGGTGGAAGGCATTCCGCTGGGCCTCTTTCCCGATCAACGCTACCAGGAGCACGTGCTGGAGTTGCAAAAGGGCGATGTAGTCGTGATTTGCAGCGACGGTCTGCACGAGGCCATGAACTCGCGTGAGAAGCAGTT
Coding sequences within:
- a CDS encoding GAF domain-containing SpoIIE family protein phosphatase, with protein sequence MSDSVSTPDPASRLDPSEDIRWLSLLHEISQDLNGILDLGQLIERIAQQVGSLIEYRLFDLYDWDEEAQLLTARFSMDSGNAWEPRMSLRPGEGVCGWVALHRRPLRVADVRRDSRFVDCSSGIPTRSELAVPLLAKGRLVGVMNLESDRVGAFSRRHELMLETLANSVAVALENARLVEELKGKEGSLRRDLKMARQVQKALLPSHSPLLKGMEIGRSWRPARQLGGDFYDFLNCGPSRMTIAVGDVSGKSTPAALYGAMAIGALRAQIVHSPCSPGLLLRRMNHYLLQPELDNRFLAMTLAMVDASARTLTMAAAGLPHPLLLRDGKVEAISVEGIPLGLFPDQRYQEHVLELQKGDVVVICSDGLHEAMNSREKQFADGCLHAKLEQLGSLPAQDIADGMLEASRLYSGGVSP